From the genome of Pantoea alfalfae, one region includes:
- a CDS encoding PAS domain-containing protein, which yields MVRKLNPVEYYFDHSLFGWAIKNSVSRYVYANKIACSYFNVTSDTIVGTFDTDLTPDISDYYHHILHDDKKILNTKEMSIVLKTFEYGKENRLRSFMVEKRPWTFNDGTDGIICTYLEITNVYFSTFLRPRDRRPFVFTRPANIFTDKEWEVILLLLCGVKQNLMPGILGISAPALRNRLIRCYDKSGATNNAALKEHCMQEGWDNYIPPFFLNKGYVLIT from the coding sequence ATGGTCAGAAAGCTGAATCCTGTTGAATATTACTTTGATCACTCGCTGTTTGGCTGGGCTATTAAAAACAGTGTCTCACGCTATGTTTATGCCAATAAGATTGCATGCAGTTATTTCAACGTTACGTCTGACACTATTGTGGGGACATTTGACACCGACCTGACGCCAGACATTAGCGATTATTACCACCATATTCTGCATGATGATAAAAAAATCCTGAATACAAAAGAAATGAGCATTGTGCTTAAGACTTTTGAATACGGAAAAGAGAACAGGCTGCGATCTTTTATGGTGGAGAAACGCCCATGGACGTTCAATGACGGAACCGATGGTATTATCTGTACCTACCTTGAGATCACCAATGTTTACTTTTCAACGTTCCTCCGGCCACGTGACAGAAGACCTTTTGTCTTTACCCGGCCCGCGAATATCTTCACCGACAAAGAATGGGAAGTGATTCTGCTACTGCTTTGTGGGGTAAAGCAGAACCTTATGCCAGGAATTCTTGGCATCAGTGCTCCGGCCCTTCGCAACCGGCTTATACGCTGTTACGACAAATCTGGTGCAACCAACAACGCTGCGTTGAAGGAGCATTGTATGCAGGAGGGGTGGGATAACTACATCCCGCCTTTTTTTCTGAACAAAGGATATGTGCTGATTACCTGA
- a CDS encoding helix-turn-helix transcriptional regulator — MKEITLPARLIRMFENDPVVGWGVKDNQSHFVYVNNTFKSWQTLSTKFDYEGRHIRDMPVPVAEFADLFSQQEREIERTGQAVRAITTHIQGKEKIMQPAYSVQEPLYDDTHNCIGTLVSVRHVRIITPGALLDGKIIRHATFESPSSVFTEKEWEVVYLLVCGMNIKEISSILAISADAVNGRLRSCYRKTGLNSLSALTGYCRDNKLDHYIPPFFLKKGHIIIRG; from the coding sequence ATGAAAGAAATTACATTACCTGCCAGGCTTATCAGGATGTTTGAAAACGATCCTGTTGTCGGCTGGGGCGTGAAGGACAATCAGTCCCACTTTGTTTATGTCAATAATACGTTCAAAAGCTGGCAGACGCTTTCAACGAAATTTGACTACGAAGGTCGCCATATCAGAGATATGCCTGTTCCGGTTGCAGAATTTGCTGACCTGTTCAGCCAGCAGGAGAGAGAGATAGAAAGAACTGGCCAGGCGGTAAGAGCGATTACCACACATATACAGGGCAAAGAGAAAATCATGCAGCCCGCATACAGCGTTCAGGAGCCACTGTATGACGACACGCATAACTGTATAGGTACACTGGTCAGCGTCAGGCATGTCAGGATCATCACACCGGGAGCGTTGCTGGACGGCAAAATAATTCGGCATGCGACTTTTGAATCGCCCTCATCCGTCTTCACAGAAAAAGAGTGGGAAGTCGTTTATCTGCTGGTCTGTGGCATGAACATAAAAGAAATAAGCAGCATCCTGGCAATTTCAGCCGACGCAGTTAATGGCAGACTCAGAAGTTGTTACAGAAAGACTGGCCTGAATTCGCTTTCCGCACTGACCGGCTATTGCCGTGACAATAAGTTAGACCACTATATTCCACCGTTCTTTCTGAAAAAAGGCCATATTATAATAAGAGGATGA
- a CDS encoding AMP nucleosidase, with amino-acid sequence MPTLRKNLTSQQALDELERLYDGAVDALRAAIKVFTENGTLPDAAEREKGLFVYPELRITWHGEGPQQNRTRAWGRFTHTGSYSTTVTRPALLRHYISEQLAMLEKEYELEIDVVPSSQEIPYPYVIDGSDLSLDRTMSAGIARHFPTTELSQIGDETTDGLFHVDAKFPLSHFDALRTDFSLARLRHYTGTSVEHFQPFVLFTNYTRYVDEFVRWAIEQVRDPNTPYDSLACAGDVVLTADTADSESMLSDLAWKKHQMPAWHLTSPNRRGITLINIGVGPSNAKTICDHLAVMRPHAWLMIGHCGGLRESQRIGDYVLAHAYLRDDHVLDSVLPPDIPVPSIAEVQRALYDATKSVSGMPGEEVKQRLRTGTVVTTDDRNWELRYSASALRFNLSRAVAVDMESATIAAQGYRFRVPYGTLLCVSDKPLHGEIKLPGQANRFYEGAISEHLQIGIHAVELLRAEGDKLHSRKLRTFNEPPFR; translated from the coding sequence ATGCCGACACTACGGAAAAACCTGACCAGCCAGCAGGCGCTGGATGAACTCGAACGCCTTTACGACGGTGCCGTTGATGCGCTCCGTGCGGCGATTAAAGTGTTTACCGAAAACGGCACGCTGCCCGATGCCGCGGAACGGGAAAAGGGACTCTTTGTTTACCCGGAGCTGCGCATCACCTGGCACGGTGAAGGTCCACAGCAGAACCGCACGCGTGCCTGGGGCCGCTTTACCCATACCGGCAGTTACAGCACCACGGTCACCCGCCCGGCGCTGCTGCGCCACTATATTTCAGAACAGCTGGCGATGCTGGAGAAGGAATATGAGCTGGAGATCGACGTGGTGCCCTCCAGCCAGGAGATCCCCTATCCTTACGTGATCGACGGTTCCGATCTGTCGCTGGATCGCACCATGAGCGCCGGTATTGCGCGCCACTTCCCGACCACCGAGCTGTCACAGATTGGCGATGAGACCACCGACGGTCTGTTTCACGTCGACGCCAAATTCCCGCTGTCGCACTTCGATGCGCTGCGCACTGACTTCTCGCTGGCCCGTCTGCGTCACTACACCGGCACCAGCGTAGAGCACTTCCAGCCGTTTGTACTGTTCACTAACTACACCCGTTATGTCGACGAGTTTGTGCGCTGGGCAATTGAGCAGGTGCGCGATCCCAATACCCCTTACGACAGCCTGGCCTGTGCGGGTGATGTCGTGCTGACGGCCGACACCGCCGACAGCGAGTCGATGCTCTCGGATCTGGCGTGGAAGAAGCATCAGATGCCTGCCTGGCATCTCACCTCACCCAATCGCCGTGGCATTACGCTGATTAATATCGGTGTCGGCCCGTCGAATGCCAAAACCATCTGCGATCATCTGGCGGTGATGCGCCCGCACGCCTGGCTGATGATTGGTCACTGCGGCGGTCTGCGCGAGAGCCAGCGGATCGGCGACTATGTGCTGGCCCACGCCTATCTGCGTGACGATCACGTACTCGACAGCGTGCTGCCGCCAGACATCCCGGTGCCAAGCATTGCCGAAGTGCAGCGCGCACTGTATGACGCCACCAAGTCGGTGAGCGGCATGCCAGGCGAAGAGGTGAAACAGCGCCTGCGTACCGGCACCGTGGTGACTACCGACGATCGCAACTGGGAGTTGCGTTACTCCGCGTCGGCCCTGCGCTTTAACCTGAGCCGTGCGGTAGCGGTCGATATGGAGAGCGCCACCATTGCCGCGCAGGGCTATCGCTTCCGGGTGCCGTACGGCACGCTGCTGTGCGTCTCCGACAAGCCGCTGCACGGCGAGATTAAGTTACCCGGTCAGGCAAACCGCTTCTATGAGGGGGCGATTTCAGAGCATCTGCAGATTGGTATCCATGCGGTTGAACTGCTGCGCGCCGAAGGCGATAAGCTGCATTCGCGTAAACTGCGGACGTTTAATGAGCCGCCTTTCCGGTAG
- a CDS encoding EmmdR/YeeO family multidrug/toxin efflux MATE transporter yields MQAIKRTAWYPKRRSYRTLYWREISPLAVPIFFENACVLLMGVLSTFLVSWLGKEAMAGVGLADSFNMVIISFFAAIDLGTTVVVAFSLAKRNGKRARAATRQSLAMMTILAFVLVIAIEFWGHLIVDAIAGAADPKVKALALSYLQTSAWSYPAAAITLIGSGALRGAGNTKIPMLINGGMNILNIIISSVLIYGCFSWDGLGFVGAGLGLTITRYIGAIAVIYVLMIGFNASLKITLSSYFRRWNSSILMEVLGIGVPASIESVLFNGGKLLTQVFVAGMGTSEIAGNFIAFSVASLINLPGNALGSASTIITGTRLGKNQVFQAERQVRHVFWLATACLSAIALLTVPLAGLLARFYTSDPEVINVTKHLLWLNALFMPLWAASWVLPAGLKGARDARYTMYVSMFSMWCARVVVGYLLGIQLGMGVTGVWLGMFLDWTVRGIFFWWRLNSGKWLNRYYKMIAKTG; encoded by the coding sequence ATGCAGGCGATTAAGCGCACGGCGTGGTACCCGAAACGCCGCTCTTATCGCACGCTCTACTGGCGTGAAATATCGCCATTAGCAGTGCCTATCTTCTTCGAGAACGCCTGTGTGCTGTTGATGGGCGTACTGAGCACCTTCCTGGTCAGCTGGCTGGGCAAAGAGGCAATGGCGGGCGTTGGCCTGGCCGACAGCTTCAATATGGTGATCATCTCGTTCTTTGCGGCTATCGATCTCGGTACCACGGTGGTGGTGGCGTTCAGCCTGGCAAAACGCAACGGCAAGCGCGCCCGTGCCGCCACGCGTCAGTCGCTGGCTATGATGACGATACTCGCCTTTGTGCTGGTGATCGCCATTGAGTTCTGGGGCCATCTCATCGTTGATGCGATAGCCGGTGCCGCCGACCCTAAAGTTAAAGCGCTGGCGCTGAGCTATCTGCAGACCTCCGCCTGGAGCTACCCGGCAGCGGCCATCACGCTGATCGGCAGCGGTGCGCTGCGTGGCGCGGGTAACACCAAAATTCCGATGCTGATTAACGGCGGCATGAACATCCTTAACATCATTATCAGTAGCGTGCTGATCTATGGCTGCTTCTCATGGGACGGTTTGGGATTTGTCGGCGCCGGACTCGGTCTGACCATCACCCGTTATATCGGGGCGATCGCGGTGATTTACGTGCTGATGATTGGCTTTAATGCCTCGCTGAAAATCACGCTGTCGAGCTATTTCCGACGCTGGAACAGCAGCATTCTGATGGAAGTATTAGGTATAGGTGTGCCTGCCAGTATCGAGTCGGTGCTGTTCAACGGCGGTAAATTGCTGACGCAGGTGTTTGTGGCAGGCATGGGCACCAGTGAGATTGCGGGTAACTTTATCGCGTTCTCGGTTGCGTCGCTGATCAACCTGCCGGGCAATGCGCTGGGTTCAGCATCGACCATCATTACCGGTACCCGTCTGGGCAAAAATCAGGTCTTCCAGGCGGAACGACAGGTGCGGCATGTTTTCTGGCTGGCAACGGCGTGCCTGAGCGCGATAGCGCTGCTGACGGTGCCGCTGGCCGGGTTGCTGGCGCGGTTCTATACCAGCGACCCGGAAGTGATCAACGTAACGAAACATCTGCTCTGGCTGAATGCGCTGTTTATGCCGCTATGGGCTGCGTCATGGGTGCTACCTGCCGGACTTAAGGGCGCACGTGATGCGCGCTACACTATGTATGTGTCGATGTTCAGCATGTGGTGTGCGCGCGTGGTGGTCGGTTATCTGCTGGGTATTCAGCTGGGGATGGGCGTCACCGGCGTCTGGCTGGGGATGTTCCTCGACTGGACGGTGCGTGGCATCTTCTTCTGGTGGCGACTTAACAGCGGCAAGTGGCTTAACCGCTACTATAAAATGATCGCGAAAACCGGGTAG
- a CDS encoding lactonase family protein, which translates to MIRLKTALALLPLLCSPPLWATTFVYVSNAESGTVSRYQLSEANGSLQWRGDTPAGKKIMPLAVSPDGKHLYGALRSSPYAIISWRVTRPHGDLQKLALTPVKASFPWITTDKRGRYLLAASYDSDIVTSNRIDDKGIVTTQVTGEVKTGPHAHSVISDVSNHSLYVGNLGTDRVLQYAFASDGAITPLGTGFVQGEKNSGARHSVISPDNRFLYNLAEMSGTITQFRRAADGTLTPLKTWPNAVAKKYNLQHGEQRPAGYSDPTPRIWAADIRITPDGQFIYVTERTSSTVSGYRVDKSSGELTLIGSWPVEKQPRSIAIDAQGKWLIVSGEKSAVIGSYAIAPASGELKRVAEAPAGKGANWVTLITQ; encoded by the coding sequence ATGATCCGTCTGAAAACGGCGCTGGCACTTCTGCCGCTGCTGTGTAGCCCCCCGCTGTGGGCGACAACCTTTGTTTATGTGTCGAATGCCGAATCCGGCACGGTTTCCCGCTATCAGCTCAGCGAGGCGAATGGCAGCCTGCAATGGCGGGGCGATACGCCCGCCGGGAAAAAGATTATGCCGCTGGCGGTCAGCCCGGATGGTAAACATCTCTATGGCGCGCTGCGCTCGTCACCTTACGCAATCATCAGCTGGCGCGTCACCCGTCCACACGGTGATCTGCAGAAACTGGCGTTGACGCCGGTTAAAGCCAGCTTTCCCTGGATCACTACCGATAAGCGCGGGCGCTACCTGCTGGCCGCCTCCTATGACAGCGATATCGTCACCAGCAACCGGATTGATGATAAAGGCATTGTGACGACCCAGGTTACGGGCGAAGTGAAAACCGGGCCGCATGCCCATTCGGTGATCAGCGACGTCAGCAATCATTCGCTTTACGTTGGCAACCTTGGCACGGATCGGGTGCTGCAATATGCTTTTGCCAGTGACGGGGCGATCACGCCGCTGGGCACCGGTTTTGTTCAGGGCGAGAAGAACAGCGGTGCGCGGCATTCGGTGATATCGCCGGATAATCGCTTCCTCTACAACCTCGCGGAGATGAGCGGCACCATTACGCAGTTCCGGCGTGCAGCCGATGGCACGCTGACGCCATTAAAAACCTGGCCCAATGCAGTGGCGAAGAAATATAACCTGCAGCATGGCGAGCAGCGCCCGGCGGGTTACAGCGATCCGACGCCGCGCATCTGGGCGGCGGACATCAGAATCACGCCGGATGGACAATTTATCTATGTGACCGAGCGCACCTCCAGTACCGTCAGCGGCTATCGGGTAGATAAATCGTCGGGGGAGTTAACACTCATCGGCAGCTGGCCGGTGGAAAAACAGCCGCGCAGTATCGCGATTGATGCCCAGGGCAAATGGCTGATCGTCAGCGGAGAGAAGAGCGCCGTGATTGGCAGCTACGCCATCGCTCCGGCCAGCGGCGAACTTAAACGGGTGGCGGAAGCACCAGCTGGCAAAGGGGCAAACTGGGTGACGCTGATAACGCAGTAA
- a CDS encoding SymE family type I addiction module toxin has product MSTNLEQHHLPSESAPTKTQRRYTIGYQPKRGDCTTPAIHLSGKWLREAGFETGALITVKIEQGCLVLVPENTQQ; this is encoded by the coding sequence ATGAGCACGAACCTCGAACAACACCATTTGCCATCTGAAAGCGCGCCAACTAAAACACAACGTCGGTATACCATCGGCTATCAGCCCAAACGCGGCGATTGCACCACACCTGCAATACATCTGAGCGGGAAATGGCTTCGTGAAGCTGGATTTGAAACCGGAGCCCTTATTACGGTGAAAATTGAGCAGGGCTGTCTTGTGCTGGTTCCGGAAAATACTCAGCAATAG
- a CDS encoding SymE family type I addiction module toxin → MADTHHKPETRTATTAASESQAHYYKVGYRPNKGQPNPLPQLTLKGRWLASLGFTTGQRIEVITEPGQLIIRLAAEG, encoded by the coding sequence ATGGCTGACACGCATCATAAGCCAGAGACCCGCACGGCCACAACCGCCGCCAGTGAATCGCAGGCGCATTATTACAAAGTAGGATACCGGCCTAACAAAGGCCAGCCGAACCCGTTGCCTCAGCTCACCCTCAAGGGCCGTTGGCTGGCATCGCTGGGATTCACCACCGGCCAGCGGATCGAGGTGATCACCGAGCCGGGGCAGTTGATTATCCGGTTGGCGGCAGAAGGGTAA
- a CDS encoding SMI1/KNR4 family protein, with amino-acid sequence MNDSLEKLLSICSNALSPKEEFKYYSEFFNSPLSCELNTLLDRKNGFYGFESALHVFPFKTTNNEIGLVDWNKKNLWISAYEGMAIGALYFAEDVFGGQFCLKDDGVYFFEPETADFTKLANSINEWCELILSDYKVITGYTLAHLWQEMNGPIPSGYRLAPKIPFVAGGLYDLDNLYICSSHELMKAGANIALQIRDAPDGSSVSLIIND; translated from the coding sequence ATGAATGATTCCTTAGAAAAACTATTATCAATTTGTAGCAATGCTCTTTCACCTAAAGAAGAGTTTAAATATTACTCGGAGTTTTTCAACTCTCCATTATCCTGTGAACTAAATACTCTGCTAGATAGAAAAAACGGGTTCTATGGTTTTGAGTCTGCATTACACGTTTTCCCTTTTAAAACAACTAACAACGAAATCGGTTTAGTAGATTGGAACAAAAAAAACCTTTGGATATCTGCTTATGAAGGTATGGCGATTGGTGCATTATATTTTGCTGAGGATGTTTTTGGCGGGCAATTTTGTTTAAAGGATGATGGTGTTTATTTTTTCGAACCTGAAACTGCTGACTTCACAAAATTGGCTAATAGTATAAATGAATGGTGTGAGTTGATATTGTCCGATTATAAAGTAATTACTGGATATACACTGGCTCATTTATGGCAAGAAATGAATGGCCCCATACCTTCAGGATATCGTTTGGCTCCAAAAATTCCTTTTGTCGCTGGAGGTTTATACGATCTTGATAATCTCTATATTTGCAGTTCACATGAATTGATGAAGGCTGGGGCTAATATTGCATTGCAAATAAGAGATGCTCCTGATGGTAGTAGTGTAAGCCTGATTATAAATGATTAA
- a CDS encoding YidB family protein codes for MSLLETVLAMCGLNTQTSQEVKGVLEWVEQQGGLHTIVSHLQSGEYSEVVNSWLGDQQNVALSSDLVKKMINSEAIEQLAARMGINTSDALNLLVKYLPQLVDKASSAGVIDKKADLTGLVSQLMH; via the coding sequence ATGAGTTTACTGGAAACGGTGCTGGCGATGTGCGGCCTGAATACTCAGACCAGTCAGGAAGTGAAAGGTGTACTGGAGTGGGTGGAACAGCAAGGCGGTTTACACACCATCGTAAGCCATCTTCAGAGCGGTGAGTACAGTGAGGTGGTTAACTCCTGGCTGGGCGATCAGCAGAACGTTGCCCTGAGCAGCGATCTGGTGAAGAAGATGATTAACTCCGAAGCGATTGAGCAACTGGCTGCGCGGATGGGTATCAACACCAGCGATGCACTGAATCTGCTGGTCAAATATCTGCCACAGCTGGTGGATAAAGCGTCATCTGCAGGTGTGATTGATAAAAAAGCCGATCTTACCGGTCTGGTGAGTCAGTTAATGCACTAA
- a CDS encoding GlsB/YeaQ/YmgE family stress response membrane protein — translation MGILSWVVFGLLAGIIARCIMPGKEHMGIFMTMILGIIGALIGGVASTALGFGKVSGFNIYSIAIATLGSIIVLFVIHKIRACKQS, via the coding sequence ATGGGTATATTGTCATGGGTTGTATTTGGTCTGCTCGCCGGTATTATCGCCAGATGTATTATGCCAGGTAAAGAACATATGGGCATTTTCATGACCATGATTCTGGGTATTATCGGCGCGCTGATTGGTGGTGTCGCCAGTACGGCTCTGGGCTTTGGCAAGGTCAGTGGTTTCAATATTTACAGCATTGCGATTGCAACCCTGGGTTCAATTATTGTGCTGTTTGTCATTCATAAAATCAGAGCATGTAAACAGTCTTAA
- the mtfA gene encoding DgsA anti-repressor MtfA: protein MFKWPWKTHNDTMLAALPWQQGLSQPVFSPLDEAEQQALVELARRFLQQKKLVPLGGAQLDELRSVRIALLFSLPVLKLGLEWLDGFHEVLIYPEPFEVDDQWQDEDGLVHSAPAVHAGQSWTQGPVVLNWLDIQDSFDLSGFNLVIHEVAHKLDARGSGYTSGVPVMPLRDVAQWEKDLRAAMAEIESEVELAGEQAATIDPYAASDPAECFAVLSEYFFTAPLLLAERFPAMYQHLRQFYQQDPLSRMTSETAQTA from the coding sequence ATGTTTAAATGGCCCTGGAAAACGCATAACGACACCATGCTGGCGGCCCTGCCGTGGCAACAGGGGCTGTCACAGCCTGTCTTCAGCCCGCTGGATGAGGCTGAACAGCAGGCGCTGGTGGAGCTGGCAAGGCGCTTTCTGCAACAGAAAAAACTGGTGCCTCTCGGGGGTGCTCAACTGGATGAACTGCGCAGCGTGCGGATCGCCCTGCTCTTCTCTCTGCCAGTGCTGAAGCTGGGTCTGGAGTGGCTGGACGGTTTTCATGAGGTGCTGATCTATCCCGAGCCGTTTGAGGTTGACGATCAGTGGCAGGATGAAGATGGGCTGGTTCACAGCGCACCTGCCGTTCATGCCGGACAGAGCTGGACCCAGGGACCGGTCGTCCTCAACTGGCTCGATATTCAGGATTCATTCGATCTCTCCGGCTTTAATCTGGTGATTCATGAGGTGGCACACAAACTGGATGCGCGCGGCAGCGGTTATACCAGCGGTGTTCCGGTCATGCCACTGCGTGACGTAGCCCAGTGGGAAAAGGATTTGCGAGCCGCGATGGCAGAGATTGAGAGTGAAGTGGAACTGGCAGGCGAACAGGCTGCGACCATTGATCCCTACGCCGCCAGCGATCCGGCAGAGTGTTTCGCTGTACTCTCTGAATATTTCTTTACGGCTCCGCTTCTGCTGGCAGAACGTTTTCCCGCCATGTATCAGCATCTGCGCCAGTTTTACCAGCAGGATCCCCTGAGCCGGATGACATCTGAAACGGCTCAAACTGCTTAA
- a CDS encoding phosphohydrolase codes for MSLTLWQSRYESWFQANWIHDDGAHDIAHLRRVWMSAQRIMTGTKADPLVVLTACYFHDVVNLPKNHPERHLASTYAAAETQRILQQDFLDFPAEKIDAVMHAVKTHSFSAGIPPETLEARIVQDADRLESLGAIGLARVFYTAGALNRPLFDSQDPLGKDRELNDVKWTLDHFQKKLLRLPETMHTETGRMLAEHNADFLVRYMAKLYAELQGNLVGMDEGVLRDFTPLKTEY; via the coding sequence ATGTCACTCACACTCTGGCAATCCCGCTATGAAAGCTGGTTTCAGGCGAACTGGATCCACGACGACGGCGCGCACGATATCGCCCATCTGCGACGCGTTTGGATGAGCGCGCAGCGAATCATGACAGGCACGAAGGCGGACCCGCTGGTGGTGCTCACCGCCTGCTATTTTCATGATGTAGTGAATCTTCCAAAGAATCATCCGGAACGGCATCTCGCCTCAACGTATGCAGCCGCGGAAACGCAGCGCATTCTGCAGCAGGATTTTCTCGATTTCCCGGCAGAAAAGATTGATGCCGTGATGCATGCAGTTAAAACCCACAGTTTCAGCGCCGGTATCCCGCCAGAGACGCTCGAAGCCAGAATCGTTCAGGATGCAGACAGGCTCGAATCGCTGGGCGCAATCGGGCTGGCGCGGGTCTTTTACACGGCCGGTGCACTGAATCGTCCATTATTCGACAGTCAGGATCCGCTGGGTAAAGATCGCGAGCTGAATGATGTTAAGTGGACGCTGGACCATTTCCAGAAGAAGCTGCTGCGCCTGCCGGAAACCATGCATACCGAAACCGGCCGCATGCTGGCTGAGCATAACGCCGATTTTCTGGTACGATATATGGCGAAGCTGTATGCCGAGCTTCAGGGCAATCTGGTGGGGATGGATGAGGGCGTGCTGCGGGATTTTACTCCATTGAAAACTGAATATTAA
- a CDS encoding Arc family DNA-binding protein, with product MTETVNLTIKIDPELKETIKQLALENQVSMSQEIVQRLQASLETHPHPAIDNQDITEEGTEGSSAADVKTDALSATELKQIRLLLKKQSKKKK from the coding sequence ATGACCGAAACTGTTAATTTAACGATTAAAATTGATCCCGAGCTGAAAGAAACGATTAAACAGCTGGCGCTGGAAAACCAGGTTTCAATGAGCCAGGAAATTGTGCAGCGTTTGCAGGCCAGTCTGGAAACGCATCCGCATCCCGCCATTGATAATCAGGACATCACTGAAGAGGGGACTGAGGGATCCAGTGCCGCTGACGTGAAGACCGATGCATTAAGTGCAACAGAGCTGAAGCAGATTCGGCTGCTGCTGAAGAAGCAGAGCAAGAAGAAAAAATAA
- the dcm gene encoding DNA (cytosine-5-)-methyltransferase, producing the protein MHPAALAEPLSAALSSADASELFRQVLDIYSVRDLTARLQQAGFSCWTPALLNRIRQGKSVLPPLCEAELSLLQSLLPTRPAHYDNPEFRFIDLFAGIGGIRKGFEAIGGKCVFTSEWNKEAVRTYKANHYSDPLEHHFNTDIRQVTQPEGLTDDEAIYRAIDAAIPDHQVLLAGFPCQPFSLAGVSKKNALGRAHGFECQVQGTLFFDVARILAAKKPPFFVLENVKNLKSHDKGRTFAIIMETLDELGYDVADAGASSPDAKVIDARHFLPQHRERIVLVGIRRDLKKQDFTLRDIRRFYPAQVPSLQSLLESAPDDKYILSPVLWRYLYQYAKKHKAKGNGFGFGLNDPRNPDCCVRTLSARYYKDGSEILIDRGWDSALGEAEFQDADNMARRPRRLSPRECARLMGFDVPGREPFRIPVSDTQAYKQFGNSVVVPVFAAVAQLLLPHIRQLKSSSN; encoded by the coding sequence ATGCATCCCGCCGCCCTCGCTGAACCACTCTCTGCTGCACTTTCATCTGCTGATGCGTCTGAACTCTTTAGACAGGTGCTGGACATCTATTCGGTTCGTGATCTCACGGCCCGACTGCAGCAGGCGGGATTTTCCTGCTGGACGCCGGCCCTGCTGAACCGGATTCGTCAGGGTAAAAGCGTCCTGCCACCGCTGTGTGAGGCGGAGCTGTCGCTGTTGCAGAGTCTGCTGCCGACCCGGCCCGCCCACTATGATAACCCTGAGTTTCGTTTTATCGATCTCTTTGCCGGGATTGGCGGCATCCGTAAAGGATTCGAGGCGATCGGCGGTAAGTGTGTGTTCACCAGTGAATGGAATAAAGAGGCGGTTCGCACTTACAAAGCCAATCACTACAGCGATCCGCTGGAGCATCACTTCAATACCGATATTCGTCAGGTGACCCAGCCTGAAGGTCTGACTGACGATGAAGCGATATACCGCGCGATTGATGCGGCAATCCCCGACCATCAGGTGCTGCTGGCCGGTTTTCCCTGCCAGCCTTTTTCGCTGGCGGGGGTCAGCAAGAAAAATGCGCTGGGCCGCGCCCACGGGTTTGAGTGTCAGGTACAGGGCACGCTGTTTTTCGATGTTGCGCGCATTCTGGCTGCCAAGAAGCCGCCATTTTTTGTGCTGGAGAATGTGAAAAACCTCAAAAGCCACGATAAGGGCCGCACCTTCGCCATTATCATGGAGACGCTGGATGAGCTGGGCTATGACGTGGCCGATGCCGGAGCCAGCAGCCCCGATGCCAAAGTGATCGATGCGCGCCACTTCCTGCCGCAGCATCGCGAACGCATTGTGCTGGTGGGGATTCGCCGTGACCTGAAAAAGCAGGACTTTACGCTGCGCGATATCCGCCGTTTCTACCCGGCGCAGGTCCCCAGCCTGCAGAGCCTGCTGGAGAGTGCGCCGGACGATAAATATATCCTGTCACCGGTGCTGTGGCGCTACCTCTACCAGTATGCGAAAAAACATAAAGCCAAAGGTAATGGCTTTGGCTTTGGCCTCAACGATCCGCGCAATCCTGACTGCTGCGTGCGGACGCTGTCAGCGCGTTACTACAAAGATGGCTCAGAGATTCTGATTGATCGCGGCTGGGACAGTGCGCTGGGCGAAGCGGAGTTTCAGGATGCGGATAATATGGCGCGTCGACCACGCCGCCTTTCCCCGCGCGAATGCGCGCGCCTGATGGGCTTTGATGTGCCGGGTCGCGAGCCGTTCCGCATTCCGGTTTCAGATACCCAGGCCTATAAGCAGTTTGGTAACTCGGTGGTGGTGCCGGTGTTTGCAGCGGTGGCTCAGCTGTTGCTGCCGCATATTCGTCAGTTGAAGTCGTCATCGAACTGA